A part of Balneola sp. genomic DNA contains:
- the smpB gene encoding SsrA-binding protein SmpB, with product MSEKKNTVTIQNRKAFHDYSIEETFEAGIVLQGTEVKSLRQGKASFTDAFAFLKDGEVFLKEFYIKPYEQGSYYNHDPRRERKLLLSKKEIRELDKAVQQKGNTIIPLKIYFKGGFAKVQIGLARGKKKFDKRESIKAADTKRDMERSLKGGTKLNL from the coding sequence ATGTCTGAGAAAAAAAACACGGTAACTATCCAAAACCGCAAAGCTTTCCATGATTATTCGATTGAGGAAACGTTTGAGGCGGGGATTGTACTCCAGGGCACGGAGGTAAAATCTCTGCGCCAGGGAAAAGCCAGTTTTACAGATGCATTCGCTTTCTTGAAGGATGGAGAAGTGTTTTTAAAAGAGTTTTATATCAAACCTTATGAGCAAGGCTCCTACTACAACCATGACCCTCGCAGAGAACGAAAACTTCTCCTAAGCAAAAAGGAAATCCGTGAGCTCGACAAGGCTGTTCAACAAAAAGGAAACACCATTATTCCTTTAAAAATCTATTTCAAAGGGGGCTTTGCCAAAGTTCAGATTGGATTAGCTCGAGGTAAAAAGAAGTTTGACAAAAGAGAAAGTATAAAGGCTGCCGATACCAAGAGAGATATGGAAAGGAGTCTGAAGGGTGGTACTAAACTAAATCTATAA
- a CDS encoding site-2 protease family protein, with the protein MSEESKTTFFYPLPENREADNPKKRVNNPDIKTILKHSGLFILTYISVSLVSTFLVGTPAEGVLWGILPAFSEESLLRGVTFATLLLTFLTFHEFGHYFAAVYHGVKVSLPYYIPVPLGIGTLGAVIRIREQIHETKKLFDIGAAGPIAGFIVSILLLLIGFSTLPEPEFLNKFGDHNYMVEHFYEHGEYPEDPQVGENQMVLFFGGTPLYNFLASFFADAPPLWEIQHYPFLLAGWFGLFFTALNLMPVGQLDGGHILYSLIGYEKHKIVARVFFTGITILAGIEAVPLIHQQVISFDNNFGLLSWLIWTAILFLILQKAFKREQLWVATALPFSIISSGVYLYLITGDNTPDSSLIWVFWTVFIAFIVKVEHPPVLIERPLTPARKVIGWLSMLIFVLCISLNPLSFKNFINEENPTPTIDSSYSMGMLTEPANTGKPLHSN; encoded by the coding sequence TTGAGCGAGGAATCTAAAACAACCTTCTTCTATCCTCTTCCTGAAAACAGAGAAGCTGATAACCCAAAGAAACGAGTTAATAACCCGGATATAAAAACGATACTCAAACATTCCGGCTTGTTCATACTCACCTATATATCAGTTTCTTTGGTGAGTACCTTTCTTGTAGGTACACCCGCAGAAGGAGTTTTATGGGGAATCTTACCTGCCTTTTCTGAAGAGAGCTTATTACGCGGCGTAACGTTTGCTACTCTGTTACTCACATTTCTCACTTTTCATGAATTTGGACATTACTTTGCTGCTGTATATCACGGAGTTAAAGTCTCTCTTCCTTATTATATTCCGGTACCGTTAGGCATTGGTACTTTGGGAGCAGTAATAAGAATAAGAGAGCAAATACACGAGACAAAAAAGCTTTTTGATATAGGTGCTGCGGGACCAATTGCTGGCTTTATCGTTTCTATTCTATTGCTACTGATTGGTTTCTCCACTCTTCCTGAGCCTGAATTTTTGAACAAATTCGGTGACCATAATTATATGGTAGAACATTTTTATGAACATGGGGAATATCCAGAAGATCCTCAGGTAGGAGAAAATCAAATGGTGCTCTTTTTTGGAGGTACACCGCTTTATAATTTCCTGGCATCTTTTTTTGCTGATGCTCCGCCATTATGGGAAATTCAGCACTATCCTTTCTTGTTAGCTGGCTGGTTCGGGCTATTCTTTACGGCACTAAATTTAATGCCCGTTGGTCAGCTTGATGGTGGCCATATCCTTTATTCACTTATTGGTTATGAAAAACATAAAATTGTAGCTCGTGTATTTTTTACGGGAATAACTATTCTTGCTGGCATTGAAGCCGTCCCATTAATCCACCAGCAAGTCATAAGCTTCGACAATAACTTTGGGTTACTTTCATGGCTGATTTGGACTGCGATCTTATTTCTTATTCTTCAAAAAGCCTTCAAGCGCGAACAATTATGGGTTGCTACAGCGCTTCCGTTTTCAATAATTAGTTCCGGAGTATATTTATATCTAATTACCGGAGATAACACTCCCGATTCTTCCCTAATATGGGTTTTTTGGACTGTTTTTATCGCTTTTATTGTAAAAGTTGAACACCCTCCGGTACTCATTGAACGACCACTTACTCCGGCCAGAAAAGTGATTGGATGGTTAAGTATGCTTATCTTTGTTCTTTGTATAAGTTTAAATCCATTATCCTTTAAAAATTTCATCAATGAAGAAAACCCTACCCCTACTATTGATAGTAGTTACTCTATGGGGATGCTCACAGAGCCAGCAAACACCGGAAAACCTCTCCATTCAAATTGA
- a CDS encoding DivIVA domain-containing protein: MKITPLEIKQQQFEKSLRGYDVADVQAFLTLISNEYEHLLSKNKELEEQIEKLSDRVKHYERVEEALHETLQTTKESVAQKMDNARLEAKNTTDKAQMEAETIIQEANQQRAQIRQSILRLLDRRDEIIAGISSYLDNAKTSIEKFSNDEMNIFSLPKDEALEESENVEESSSNSSRFEFDGDEDSTEEDQSILNEDNEGFPPGSDRLNDILDEID, from the coding sequence ATGAAAATCACGCCATTAGAAATTAAGCAGCAGCAATTTGAAAAATCATTAAGGGGCTATGATGTTGCTGATGTACAGGCTTTTCTCACTTTGATTTCGAATGAGTACGAACATCTTCTTTCAAAGAATAAAGAACTTGAAGAACAGATTGAAAAACTTAGTGACAGGGTAAAGCATTATGAACGGGTAGAAGAAGCACTTCACGAAACACTTCAAACCACTAAGGAATCCGTAGCTCAAAAAATGGATAATGCCCGACTTGAGGCAAAAAACACTACGGATAAAGCTCAAATGGAAGCTGAAACCATCATCCAGGAAGCTAATCAGCAAAGAGCACAAATTCGTCAAAGCATTCTTCGACTCCTTGACCGTAGAGATGAAATAATTGCAGGTATATCTTCTTACCTCGACAATGCCAAAACATCCATCGAAAAGTTTTCCAATGATGAAATGAACATTTTTTCCTTACCTAAGGATGAAGCATTGGAAGAATCTGAGAACGTTGAAGAAAGCTCATCAAACTCTTCACGCTTTGAATTTGATGGCGATGAGGACTCTACTGAAGAAGATCAATCTATTCTAAATGAGGATAATGAGGGTTTTCCTCCGGGATCTGATCGCCTGAATGATATTCTCGACGAAATAGATTAA
- a CDS encoding YggS family pyridoxal phosphate-dependent enzyme: MIEPSIYKNLEKIHQRINAACNKSNRDPKEITLIAVSKTKPNEAILDAFSASQLHFGENRMQELQEKMEAISEPTIEWHMIGTMQSNKIKYIANRVNWIHSASKSKHLNEIQKRAELANRTINVLIQVNISGEDQKSGCDPSELESMLTHAKTLPNLMIQGLMGMATFSDNPEDIRPEFAKLKTTLTDHSHLNGENVQLKELSMGMSGDFEVAIEEGATMIRVGSAIFGSRN, translated from the coding sequence ATGATAGAGCCTTCTATTTATAAGAATCTTGAGAAGATTCATCAAAGAATTAACGCCGCTTGCAACAAATCAAATAGAGACCCAAAAGAAATCACACTGATTGCTGTTAGCAAGACAAAACCAAATGAAGCTATTCTAGATGCTTTTTCTGCAAGTCAGCTTCACTTTGGTGAGAACAGAATGCAAGAACTGCAAGAGAAAATGGAAGCAATTAGTGAACCGACCATAGAATGGCATATGATCGGAACAATGCAATCGAACAAGATTAAATACATCGCTAACCGTGTTAACTGGATTCATTCCGCGTCAAAAAGTAAGCACCTTAATGAAATACAGAAACGTGCTGAGCTTGCTAACAGAACCATTAATGTACTTATACAAGTAAATATTAGCGGAGAAGATCAAAAAAGCGGATGTGATCCATCTGAACTTGAAAGCATGTTAACTCATGCTAAAACTCTTCCGAACCTGATGATACAAGGGTTAATGGGAATGGCCACATTTTCAGATAATCCTGAAGATATTCGTCCTGAATTTGCCAAATTAAAAACCACATTAACTGATCATTCTCATTTGAACGGAGAAAATGTCCAGCTCAAAGAACTTTCGATGGGAATGAGCGGAGATTTTGAGGTGGCTATTGAGGAAGGGGCAACCATGATTCGAGTTGGAAGCGCCATTTTTGGATCACGAAACTAA
- a CDS encoding purine-nucleoside phosphorylase, whose amino-acid sequence MAFDTVEQFRGKRDQAVEYIQSETSLLPEYLLILGTGLGQLAEEIEAHHVITYDKIPHFPVSTVEGHAGRLIFGELGGKSVMAMQGRFHYYEGYTMHQIAFPVRVAKALGVHTLMVSNACGGLNPIYRRGDVMLIHDHINFLGDNPLIGPNDDQMGPRFPDMSEPYTERLVETAENVALDNAIKLHKGVYLAVSGPTMETRAEYRYMRQLGADVVGMSTVPEVIASVHMGMDVLGISVITDECFPDALEPVSLDDVLEAAAMAEPKLTQIMVGVLERL is encoded by the coding sequence ATGGCGTTTGATACCGTAGAACAATTCCGGGGAAAAAGAGACCAGGCTGTAGAGTATATTCAGAGTGAAACCAGCCTGCTGCCCGAATATTTACTTATTCTGGGAACCGGGCTGGGACAGCTTGCTGAGGAAATTGAAGCCCACCATGTTATTACCTATGATAAAATCCCTCACTTTCCTGTTTCAACAGTAGAAGGACATGCAGGAAGATTAATATTTGGTGAGTTAGGAGGTAAATCAGTAATGGCTATGCAGGGACGCTTCCATTACTATGAGGGATATACCATGCATCAAATTGCCTTTCCTGTTCGGGTTGCAAAGGCTTTGGGGGTTCATACCCTTATGGTTAGTAATGCATGTGGAGGATTAAATCCCATATATAGACGGGGAGATGTGATGTTGATTCATGATCACATTAACTTTTTAGGAGACAATCCACTTATTGGACCAAATGACGACCAAATGGGTCCTCGTTTCCCGGATATGAGCGAGCCTTATACTGAACGTTTAGTGGAAACAGCCGAAAATGTAGCATTGGATAATGCCATTAAGTTACATAAAGGAGTTTATTTAGCTGTTTCAGGCCCCACAATGGAAACCCGCGCCGAATACCGATACATGCGGCAATTGGGAGCAGATGTAGTTGGAATGAGCACCGTACCTGAAGTAATTGCATCAGTACATATGGGCATGGATGTATTAGGTATTTCAGTTATTACTGATGAATGCTTTCCGGATGCCCTTGAGCCAGTAAGTCTAGACGATGTACTTGAGGCTGCTGCTATGGCAGAACCTAAGTTGACCCAAATCATGGTTGGAGTGCTTGAAAGATTGTGA
- a CDS encoding isoaspartyl peptidase/L-asparaginase, with amino-acid sequence MKKLALFLMGSLLFISCEPVQEQPAPVQKEWSIALHGGAGYYPPDAPEEEVQAYMEALDEALAIGTEILANGGSALDAVEQTIQFMEDNELFNAGRGAVFTAEGKNELDAAIMDGTNMNAGAVTGVTTVKNPISLARKVMEDSRHVFFAADGAEKFADETTLERVENEYFRVQERYERWKRNNTSTSGNLELLEENGWKMGTVGCVALDKEGNLVAGTSTGGMTNKRFGRVGDVPIIGSGTYANDQVAVSATGWGERIMLNVSAHALASYMKFKEASLQQSMDYLVGELLNPREAGFIAVDQYGNYSMETNTGSMFRAANDSDGNKVVAIWD; translated from the coding sequence ATGAAAAAGCTCGCATTATTTTTAATGGGTTCACTCCTATTTATTTCCTGTGAACCTGTACAAGAACAACCTGCACCAGTTCAAAAAGAATGGTCCATAGCTTTACATGGAGGGGCAGGATATTACCCCCCAGATGCTCCTGAAGAGGAAGTTCAGGCTTATATGGAGGCCTTGGATGAAGCCCTTGCAATCGGAACGGAGATCTTGGCTAATGGTGGATCAGCACTGGATGCTGTTGAACAAACCATACAATTTATGGAGGATAACGAACTGTTTAATGCCGGAAGAGGGGCGGTATTTACGGCGGAAGGAAAGAACGAATTAGACGCTGCTATCATGGACGGTACTAATATGAATGCCGGAGCAGTAACCGGAGTGACAACTGTTAAAAATCCAATTTCTCTTGCCCGAAAAGTAATGGAAGATTCGCGGCATGTATTTTTTGCTGCTGATGGAGCTGAAAAGTTTGCGGATGAAACCACACTAGAACGAGTAGAAAACGAGTACTTCCGAGTTCAGGAACGATATGAGCGATGGAAAAGAAATAATACTTCTACTAGTGGAAACCTGGAATTGCTTGAAGAAAATGGCTGGAAAATGGGCACCGTTGGCTGTGTTGCACTAGATAAGGAAGGAAACCTTGTAGCGGGCACATCAACAGGAGGGATGACTAATAAAAGATTCGGACGTGTAGGAGATGTGCCTATTATTGGTTCAGGAACCTATGCAAATGATCAGGTTGCAGTTTCGGCAACAGGTTGGGGAGAGCGAATAATGCTTAATGTTTCTGCACATGCGTTGGCATCTTATATGAAGTTTAAAGAAGCGAGTCTTCAACAGTCGATGGATTATCTGGTTGGAGAGCTACTAAATCCGAGAGAAGCTGGTTTTATTGCAGTTGATCAGTATGGTAACTATTCAATGGAAACGAACACGGGGTCCATGTTCCGTGCGGCAAATGATTCCGATGGGAATAAAGTAGTAGCTATCTGGGATTAG
- a CDS encoding Nif3-like dinuclear metal center hexameric protein produces MATKIRHISTFLNQWAPPHIKLDYDNVGLLVGDPETEVTSVLTCLDVTDDVIEEAISKKCELIVAHHPLIFNKIGSINPTNQQGRIIYKLIKNDIGLLVAHTNLDAALDGVSFVLANILGLDNLRFLEKNYSISRKIRLVTAEEDATSVLKLLNYYSAEEAHYFEVENRERGLKCFEAIIDKHLVPTLKAGLKKEGLLKAGSFQVTELASNSQNFGMGVLGEYPEEGVGQNEFLHLVSKALNVRSVRFSGNVDRIKKVAVCGGSGISLKKAAIKAGAQAFVTADIKYHDYFTEKENFLLVDVGHYESEFPIAEALKNELSDAFEEVSVSVTQMVTNPMKIYVSDIEPQPIHQS; encoded by the coding sequence ATGGCAACTAAAATCCGGCATATATCCACTTTTTTGAATCAATGGGCTCCGCCTCACATAAAACTGGATTACGACAATGTTGGATTACTAGTAGGAGACCCTGAAACTGAAGTAACGTCTGTTCTCACCTGTCTTGATGTTACTGATGATGTTATTGAAGAAGCAATAAGTAAAAAATGTGAACTTATTGTAGCTCATCACCCACTGATCTTTAATAAAATTGGCTCTATCAATCCAACCAATCAGCAAGGAAGGATAATTTATAAGCTGATAAAAAATGATATTGGCTTACTTGTAGCCCATACTAATCTTGATGCTGCGCTGGACGGAGTTTCATTTGTTCTTGCAAATATTCTTGGACTGGATAACCTGAGGTTTCTGGAAAAAAATTATAGCATAAGCCGAAAGATAAGATTAGTTACTGCTGAGGAAGATGCTACCTCGGTGTTAAAATTATTGAATTATTATTCAGCAGAGGAAGCTCATTATTTCGAAGTAGAGAACAGGGAGCGTGGACTAAAGTGTTTTGAAGCAATTATTGATAAACATCTGGTACCAACGCTAAAAGCAGGTCTTAAGAAAGAAGGACTCCTTAAAGCAGGCTCCTTTCAGGTAACTGAATTAGCCTCCAATTCTCAGAATTTTGGAATGGGAGTGCTCGGAGAGTATCCCGAGGAAGGAGTTGGGCAAAACGAATTCCTTCACCTGGTTTCCAAAGCTTTGAATGTTCGGTCAGTCCGATTCTCAGGGAATGTAGACAGAATTAAGAAAGTGGCAGTTTGTGGAGGGTCGGGAATCTCACTTAAAAAAGCTGCGATTAAAGCAGGAGCCCAGGCCTTTGTTACTGCTGATATTAAGTACCACGACTATTTCACTGAAAAGGAGAACTTCCTGCTTGTGGATGTTGGGCACTACGAAAGTGAATTTCCAATTGCAGAAGCGCTAAAAAATGAATTATCAGATGCTTTTGAAGAAGTAAGCGTCTCGGTTACTCAAATGGTAACCAACCCAATGAAAATCTATGTGTCTGACATAGAACCTCAACCCATTCATCAAAGTTGA